The following nucleotide sequence is from Branchiostoma lanceolatum isolate klBraLanc5 chromosome 18, klBraLanc5.hap2, whole genome shotgun sequence.
TGGAAATAGCATTCGTTGGCAATGTACATTGCCCAGAGTCTAGTTTATTTGCAGTTAGTCAAACTTTAGATGTACTGGGTCGTCACAAGAGACCAACAAAAAGTTGGGAAGGTACCACTTAATGGAAGTCCGTGACCGTACTAGTGTATACCATTGGCCTGTAAATGCCCCCCTCGACGACTGTCCGTATTATCTTACGGCAATAAACGAAGAAAATTACCAATGTGCCTAGTCGAACTACCACCGGGAACAGACTCAACTTGGCTGTGAAGATTTcgttttcacacaaaaatcaatacCTTTCCAGCAAACCGCTCGATATAATGCTTTCGAAGCCACCCCCAACGAATATCTACTTTGAAAGTTCCAAACTCCTTGTTTATGACTGATGTAATACCGTCGTTCAACATGGCCGACCAATTATCGGTTCTTGAATGTCCCGTTACGCATTTGAAAAAGTCTACAGACAAGACGTCAAATTGGTTTGTTTAATAATGAATGGATTTGAAGAAGGCTGGGGTCGCGTTATTGGTCGGGTTCCCACGGGTCAGAAAGTTGAAAATGTCCCTCAGAACGAAAGGTATCTGTACTGAGAGGTCTTGTATAATTGCCTACGTGtacagaggttttgttttcggtgttgctgaaagtttgtgttttgtgtgtccATATATAGTTATTttaatacactgtcagtagaatGGCTGAAAGTGAGCGGGAAGGTGGGGTCACAGCAAAGGTCACACTAGCAGAGAGTAACAGGGATATTAGAGGTGTTAGAACTAGTCATGTATAATTATCGGACATGACAGACATTCTAGGTCATGGTGTCAATGGAAGAAGCTACTAATTCACGGAGACGTATTGCTTTAGGTCTGCTTGGTTCTGTGCTTTCGcagttatgtattttccatgtGGTCGTCAAGTTCACCGTAGAGTAaaaggaagtgatcaatggatacatgtaatatcaatCAAAGCCTTACAACATACGAAAAACTCTAAATATATCACGGAGGCGCAAAATCTTCGAACTCTTGCTTTGATCAAAAAAGACTTCGTAATGCCTGGGCAATATGTGTTCCATTATTTGCTCTGCGTCTGGTCTGTAGATGCTCATTTGGCGATTTGTAATGAAATCTGTTGAAGTTCTCGTCCTGTGCTGTAAGTTTAAGTCTCCTCACGTTTAGATTTACCGCCTCAATCCGCGACTCTCTCCCGACAAATCCTTCCTGACTTGGACAGGCATTTTGGCTAAATCAGGCGTGACAGAATAGACGAGAACGACATTTTCCAGCTTATAGCACTTAGGAGGTCGCTCTGTAGTTCAAGGGCTTCGGGGATTGAAAGATCAAGGTTGACGGTTTCGGGATTGTTTGGGTGTGTGAATTTTCTTTTCTATTGTCAACTTTCATGTACTATGTGCAACATGGATAATTTTTTTCCCTCAAACGACCAAAAATTATAGCTCTTTGGGCTTTTCTTAGATCCAGCCAGCCAAGTTGACTGCAAACACTGCGAGGAAAGGAGTGTAGCTGTTTCACGCCGTGGGCTTAATGGGTACAGTGCTGACTTTGCATATCCGGCTGGTCGAGGGTAACGTTAGGTATACCAAAGTTGGCATTCCAACGTATGGAAACGGGCACCGCCGTAAACACCGAAAggtttttttctgaagtttttaTCAGAATAGTCTCTACCATACGCAAATTGGTCGCATTCTGTACTCCCAGGCCGACTTACTCCTCTGGCACGTTATCTattgggccaatttctactatttttccagcgacctataGAGTCTGGCAGACTTTTGTGAGAAAACACATTCCGTCCCCGTGATTTGTTGGGTGTGACCGGCCATTTCTTTTTCCAATTTTCCTGCTTATAGACCGTGTGGGAGGTATTTTATCAGACTTGTGAAGGCTTTAGTGTACTTTCGTGAAATCTCCACGGCACGAAACGCAATTCATGTAGTAATGAAATGATATTTAGAGTTGAGTCTACCCGTAAATCATGTGCCCCGATTCTATGGCTGTAGTAGACTGAGAAAAGACGGCACGGTACCGGTGGCCTTGTGGACAGGGTTGTTGACCCAGAACCTGGAGGtgctgagttcgaatccctgacaggccACGATGACCTTGGGaagggcactttacacctatttcctcactcgactcgggtgaaaatgagaaccaaacttcggctagggacgtccctcggataggacattaaatggaggtcccgtccGTTTGAGGAGGTCGAGAGTCtcgcctcgagcacgttaaagaacccaccacacttattgaaaagagtaaggACCCTTCCCGTTGTGAGTCGATCAAAAAACAAATctgcccggatatgcagcttgcacctagcctggagtccagccttagcTTTGGCTCGCTCCCTACgttgggagcgggccaaagctaacgaGGCTGGACTCAAGGCTAGCTTGTACTCTTCACAGTACATACCTTGTGTGTTGCGCCATGAGGCAGTTTCCCGGAAATGcgcaatataaacaaacaataagggAAGATGCTGAACTCTCTGAGGCATTGGACAAGAAACGGAAACCAATAACTGTTCGGCGGAATGTGAACCTTATCTGGGGCTACGGGAGACTCGGGTCATCTCACATTGACCGCTGACATTTAACATGCCCGGGTAGACTTTGCTGAAATGTAAACATTATTTCTTCATTCATGGGGGAGTAACATCGCGGAAGTTGTACATCAACACACAGTGGCCTACGCCAGTGAAGTCATCTACGGAAGGGCATTGAAGTGCAATGTGGAATATAGCTCTCATAACGTGATATAATATTGTCTTTCGTGACTTTTGCAATGAATGCATTTCAACTAACGCCGTGCTTGATGAGCTACTTAAATCAACCTCTAGTTTCTCACCTTGTGAAAGTTTGAGTTGCTCagtaaactttaaaaaaagataaaatccTTCCTCCACCTTTTGGTGTGTAGGACGGAGCTCATCTCTAGATCTGTTtgtatagcccttgggccatacaGTTATGGACGAACTACGTACTTGTctatagcagggggctagtccgccgATACatttggtgtgtgttcaactaccatactctttctcataagtgctgagtgtGCTAAGCACTTGGAAAAAACAGTACTGCGTGTGCTAATTTTAAAGTCTCTGGTATGACACGCGTACGGTCGGGATTTGAGCGAGTAGTCTCCCCGCGACAAGGATATTGCATCGGTCGCCAAGGGATgtctctgtagctcaactggtagcagcctcacagttgagctcctggttccaactagttgcaatctgggtcaggacatctcggttggggctgcacccgtcgttcggaagggacgtaaaattgggttcccgtgttcgaggaggaaAGGgccagcaacccctccctgtaaaaatctACCcttctacagaaacagcaaggaaacttgctgacctatgcaCAACTAGGTACTTCAAGGTGACTGCACACGTCAGTGCATCGTCATCGGGGCTTCTAGTTAAACGCATTACTTTGATCCGTACTACTTTGATGTTATCAAACAACGAATATCCACAGTGAGACGCTGCGTGAACATTGTTTCCTTTATGGTTCACGGCTCAGGTTATGCACTTCTTCCTTTTCATTTCTTGACATCAGACTTCTGAGAAGTATCGATTTTTGCTGACGAAAATCTCAAGTGTCGATGAGAGTCAAGCATCTGAGACAACATTCCTCAAATAGAACACCATTGAAAGTAATCATCTGGTTTGGTTCTGACGAGGAAATACAACCACTGATTATTGGGATGTGAATTCCCAACCATAGGATATGTAAGCTTTGAAGAACGAGTATTGATTCAGGAACTGAACATTAGGTTCAATTTGTGAAGTCTCTGCCTATTTGTGCAGTCTCTACCTCCGAGTAAAGAGGATGTACGGAGAAGTGATGATAGATGTTTGCCTGGGAGATGAAACATGGCGAACTGGGAAATAAGCGGGTGTACACTTCAAAAGGAACCGGGGTTAACATCAGGGGGGATTGATTTCAACTCGTGCAGGAAATAATCATTGGTGTCCGCGGCTCAAAGGCGTTGTACGTTAACCGTGATCTTCATATAGAATTTCGGGCTGAAGATATTGTTTATAGTTGGTGAATATGCATTTGTACAAGTCTGtttggtatatatatatatacttttgtCTTTAGGATGAAAATGTAATGCGAAAGTACAGTATTAATCTGTTAGAAATGTGTACACCGCTTCGTGATCATGGATCAGattaaaagcgccacctaccgaAATAGCTTGGAAGTAAGTTCGAGTAATAAGCCAAACGTCATCCCTGTAACGATTggttttggcgacgcctcaggagcgGAGGCATTTTTACTGTATAACTTTGAGGTTTGCTACTTCATAATTCCTCACTCTACGACTGATAAACTAACAGCAAAACAATTCAAACAcgtaaaacatatttcattcaGTTGTTTATTACAGAGACAGAATTAAGACTGGTGACCATCTTACAATTAGTACTTCCAGACACGGATGGTCTTGACTTGCAGGGCGGCGTCCTCTCCATTGTTGACGTCGGCGTTCCAAGTCGGGTACCACTGGTTCTTGGCCATCCAGAAGTCCTTAAAGGCGGTGGGGGATTCGTTGTTCCACGGCTTGCCCGACGAGAAGGTGTCCTGATCGCTGAAGAAGCCGTTGGTTCCGCCCACAGCAAGATTCAGGATGATGTAGAACTGAGCAAACAATAATGGCGTTTAAAAAAGGTTTTGGCGATGTGTATGTTTCATTATGTGTGTGATTCGTTCTTCCACGACGGCTTGCCCGACGCAAAGGTGTCCTGGTCGCTGAAAAACCCGTTGGTTCCGCCCTCAGCAAGATTCAGGATGATGTAGAACTGGGAAAACAaaagtggtgtttaaaaaaggTTTTGGCGATGTGTTTCATGATGTGTGTAGGACTCGCGGTTCCACGGCTTGCCCGACGCGAAGGTGTCCTGGTCGCTGAAGAACCCGTTGGTTCCGCCCACGGCAAGGTTCAGGATGATGTCGAACTGAgaaaacaagagtggtgtttaaaaaggTTTTGGCGATGTGTTTCATGATGTGTGTGGGACTCTCGGTTCCACGGCTTGCCCGACGAGAAGGTGTCTTGGTCGCTGAATATTCCGTTGGTTCCGCCCACGGCAAGGTTCAGGATGATGTAGAACTGAGGAAATAAGACTGGTGTTAAAAAAAGGTATTGGCGACGTGTGGTTTTTCGTTGAGGgcaatgtatattttttagGGATTTTCTGGCAAATGCGTCATGGTAAGCCAGTTCTCTATCTAGTGCCAGGAAATATTGATCACATTTCCATACATTCTATAATGTGCCAATGATTTCCATGAAATTTCTTGTACCAAATTGTACATGGAATGATGTCAAGTCACTGTTGGGAAAGATATAAATTGTGATTTACCGTCAGGTCCTGTTTAGACTGATAGCTCCGAAGGAATAAGTTACCTCTTGGTCGAAAGGAACTAGTTTGCTATCCGAGTACTGCCAGGGATTGTGGGTATCTGCCCCCTGCTTCTGCGAGAACTCGCCCAACTCCCAGAATCCTCCGGGGCCGGGGTCAACCTTCATGATCTCCTGGTCGTCAAGGAAGAACCTGGGACAAGGGCGGTCAAGGTCATTTGAAAATGAGTCGTCTGCATAGATTGATATGGAATAAACGTACTAAACATAGCCGATGCTTAATGCTTAATGACTCTGGTTTTGCTTGTGCGACCTTTaatgcttgcttgtttgtttgtttgtttgtttgttggatgCACTGATGACTTACGTCAAGTCGTTTTCAGTCCACTCCAAGCCCCATTTGTGGAAGCGGTCTCCGAACGTTTCTCCGCTCAGAGTtctgaaaataaagacaaaacAACAGTTTCGGTGAAAATGACTGCCTGTTAAGAGAGTTAGCAAGTGTTGGAACATCTAAGCAAAATGAAGGTACAAAAGGATAAAATCCATTGCAACCATGCGAATATCTGAAATTTTACAGCTAACCAAATCACTTTTAAGGATGACTTAGGTGAGTTATGAAATATATTGCAGTAATTCATTGGCGCTCACTTGATCACGTGGGTCTTTTCGTATCCGTTGACTGGCCAGTAGGGACCCCAGTGCATTGTGGTCCCCATGGAGTCCACGCCGATGGGCACGCCCTGTGCGTTGCGTGCGTTCTTGTTCCCGCGAGCTTCCATGAGATCGATCTCTCCAGATGCCGGCCACTGCCCATAAAAGTTGTGCTTGGGCAACATCCAGATAGCTAAAATGAATGACAGAAAGTTTCAGACATTCgcggaattttttttccatttcaaaaCTGTTGCTTGTTCAGATCATTGTAATGCCTTTGCACTCATTTAGTCATGAGTGGTGATAACAGCAAAAaatttttatttatcaatcaatcaatcaatcaatccattcaTTGATTTATAGCTGACGTGTGATCACGTGCCCTAAATGTTTGATCATTCGAACATGACTTCCTTCCAAGACGACTGTGTCACAGATGACGAAACATTGCTTGACCATCGACAAGCCACAAATACATGTgacaattctccaagcagaggttacggtGGGAGTGGGGCTGGTAGTGACCGCGATGTTTTTGGTCTGCCTCGCTCGTGGATGGAGGCAGACCCCCAAAATCGCAGCCATTACTAGGAGAATTGCTTTTTGTGTTTGATAGGACTTTGTTACGATACACGGACATTTGAACCTGAAGGCGACGGTGTTACATGGCAAAACATTGTTGAATTGTGTTGTGCTGGAATACAGTTTAACCAACGACGTCAAGCCACAAAGAAGTAACACGGACATTACCTGGCCAGAGCCAGTCACCAGTAGGCAGTTTGGCCTCCACCTCGATCTTGCCGTACTTGAAGGCGAAGCTGTTGATGGTGCGCAGACGGGCAGACCGGGCGGGGTTGATGTAGTTTGTCCCCGTACCCTGACGCGAGCAGCCGTAGAAGGCATTGCCGGTACACTGGTCAGCCGGGGACATGCCTGGAAGGGGTTGAGTGGGGTGATAGTAGTGTGAGTCACAAACAAACTTATCACAGCGCACGTTtgtggaggttagacatccaggtaaacaatgcTCTAGATAGATTACGGAGATTACTTTcggacatccatcactctttttCAGCTCCATTCTAGTGACTGGAAGTAATTTCTGTAATTTATctagtagtagagtttgaattgtttaTGATTATTACAGGGCACATCAGCTAAGCCTGAGAGACCATCGTGCAAGTGTtcgttttttgtttttattagtACACAGAAGAACGTAAAATAAGTTATGCCTTTGTTCAAACTTGTGTTATGTTATATTACTATTTAACTATTTCCTGTGGTTTAGGAAGGCTTCAGGTATTTATCATTGCCTGTTTATATTTTTGCGTATGGAAAATGAATTATTAAACAAAAATTATGACTGGATTTCTACGACCTTTGTTGAAGTTACTACTTGAACTTACAACAACATCCACTCACCCCAGATGTCCACTAGCTCACTGGACAGGGCCGCCTCGCCAAGCTTGTCTGCCGTCAGAGTCGGCTTGATGAAGAGAGTGTTGTCACGGACGTAGCTGTTGGAACGGTTGTTGACGTACATCTGGAACTCCCAGTTCTATTGGATGAAAATAAGCACGTATTGAACGCGTGGCAATCACGTGATAGCCATATACATCTGTGACTGGTAATTCTAGGATGATGACACGTGATTATCACGTGGTCAGCAGAGCTATATAAACTGAAATTGTGCGGATGTGGGAATGTGATCATCACATGATCACACAACGTTCTTGGGAGCCTAAACAAACTTTCATGTGGCCATGTGATTGGCACGTGATCATCACGTGATTACTACCTAACTATCAATCACTGTACAAATGATATCATTTGGGGCTTCTTACCCCTCCTCCGCTCATGGTCAGCTCGTGTTGCCAGCGGTCGAAATCCAGCTTGTCCCAGTTCTCTTCGAAGATCAGCCCGTTGCATGGCGCGATGGTCATGTCGCAAGCGGCGTCACAGGGGTAATCCTTACAGTTGGCAGCGACTCCCACTACAGTGCCTGGGGACATATATGTATAAACTTGATTTCAGCATTTGAATGTTTAGTTCGATATCTCAGCCATATATACTAGCAGGTTTAGATACACAGGTTCAAATTCTGCATTTTCTGCAACCCCCACGGCGCCATTCACCAATATTAATATGGCGGCGTCCTGAGACATTGGGGACATTGCATGTATGAAATtaagataaatgaatgaatgaatgaatgaaacaatgaatgaatgaatgacttacCTCCCGTGAGTCCACCGGTTATTCCTCCTGTGATCCCACCGGTTGTCCCACCGGTGGTCCCACCCGTGGTCCCACCGGTTGTCCCGCCGGTTGTCCCACCGGAAGTACCTCCGGAGATACCGCCGGAAATGCCGCCCGATGGCGCGGCGGTGGTTGTGGTTTGCGCGGCAGTTGTTGCGCCCTGTGTGGTGGTTGTGGCCTGGGTAGTCGTTGTAGCtgaaaatacatttcatgtTACTCTAAGACGGTGTTTTTTATTGATTCCGTGACACATTTTTCGCGTAGTCATCCTTTTAAAACTGCATGAGCGTTTGTATGATTCTCACAACATATATTGATTGGCTCATAAGACTCACCCTTTTCTTATGGAAAAAGTAAAACTTTGACACTGCATGTGTAGCCCTGTCCTTTGACAAAACTTAAACGTAATTCCTCTGTCCCATATCAACTTATATCAACAATTCGACCAATAATCACTAACGTTACACTTAATATCGACTGTTGTATAATGTAGGAGACATGAATTCAAGATCTGATGTCAATCAGGCATATTTGTGTTAGATtgcatgaaatatgatatttgtatgaaaatatgGAACATAGGAATGCATTGCATGTTCATGTATTATAAAGTAAAGTCAAAGCGGTTTAATAATGACTATACCAgtccaataaataaataaattggtaAATTCTATCTTCAAgttttttgtttgctgtttgaAGCAGGGTCGAACTACTTACGTGAGGGGACCGTCCACGACTGTTCCGTCTTCTGGTAGCCTCCACTACTGTGAATGACCAGGATCCAGTAGTAAATGGTTTGTCCCGGTCGCACGGTGATGCCTTGGTCTTCGTAGACAAACGCGCCACCTGTGAAAGAGATGCCGAATTGCAGTCAATGTTGAAATGGAATCATaattaggcccccattccaccagacggcgatcgcgctgcgacctaaattggactTGTGTGGCCATTGACTGTGTATTCATAATTGAAATAGCATACAAAATGTGAAAGTATGACTGAGAAACAAACCACAGTCATAAAAGCgtaaaaaagattcattttttatctgtgaaattcgttgagcgctctgtcaagtCGCtcggtatctgtatctgtatagccggtataaccgcccttcggcgtaacacaccagcttcgcgggcacgcggcgcggtagcagcgaggtcgcagctcTAAAGGAATTGGGGTGAAAGGGGCAAacaaaaatgtcttcaaatAGTCCGGAACCATTTCCATTAAGGACAGGCATAAGATAGcatccatagcaggctctgaaccggcttttcggggggctaaataatacacctttttcagccagcccgtaaccatcagccacccccgaaaccattttgccggtggctgatggttacagactggctgcaaaaggtgtattatttagcccccaaaaaggccggttcagagcctgctatggaggctaggcaTAAGACTCCTTTCACAGCCTTGTCCCAACTGATGATCAGCCTTTTCTGATGGCCGGGTACCAGGTTAGAATCAGAAGTGTGACCTTACCTGACTTATCGACGATGTCGATGTTGTACTGCCCCGCGGCGACCCCAGCAAGCGGTGTGTCAATGTTGAAATGCAGGCCCACCAGGACCACGCCGTTGGTGTCTGGAAAAGGAAAATAAGGAACGTCAGAATGGGTGGTAGAATATGATCTACCCATGTGTGATACGCAAAATTCTAGTCTCTAGCATTAGACGTACAAATCTAATCTAAAGTAGagtcaaaatacaacatttgacTTTTCATACTTGCAtgaattcaaattcaaactaCAGCTGTTTAACGAATACCAACCTGTGTACGAGATCCGGAGTCCCTGCGGTGACATCATCTCGAACACAGGGTCCCGCACGGTATACTGTGCGCATGCGCAGGAGATCAGCACCAACACATATAACACAATCATCTTgcctgaaaaatacaaaataaaaaaacagaCTATTTCCTTATGATTCTTATGATTTCATTTTGTGTTGTTGGCAATTTCCCCTCAGTGAGGATATGGCGTGGAAAGTATTATCAGcaaaacatgtgttttgtttcttaTCTTAGCTAGACAATAATGTTGTTTATTTAAAGCACCTTTTTACGCCTGTATCTGCatttatatagccggtataaccgcacttctgtgtaacacaccagcttcacggGTGcacggtgcggcagcagctgcttatattacactgaatgtactgtcacacctaacctttgcacatctaactgtaagcgttgtttaaagctatctagtgaagaCGTCCAATGAACAGTCACAAATGCAGCCTTTGCTCTGTCAATAGCCACGTCAAGACGAATTTGTTTAGAATTACCGTTCACAAGACTACTGACGAGACAAAATGAAACAGACTAAAATAAGAAATCTTTTTGAGGATTAAAAAATATCCAAGATGGCATCCACGCTACGTACAACTGTGTTTCCATGGAAATCTGGAGACTGTATTTGCACTTGACTATATAAGACCATATGTTTTGTAGTATACACCATACGTCGTCACAAAACTTGCTTGTTACGTTGGTTTCTTTTAAAATTGTGAACCAGCGTACAAGACATTGCCCGAATACCACAACTAACATGATTGTATAAACGTCGAAGAAACCAGATGGCATAAAAGCATGTACAGTATGGCTTAGTATTTAGTTTTAAAGACCGATACATTTCAAGGGCCAAGGGcccaaaatgacaaaaaaaagtacaatacaAACTTTTGcagcacaaaacaaaacaaaacaaaacccatTCCCATGAATAAAACATTCTTAAAGCTAAAGACCTTGATAAATAAAGAGAACAATAACTTACCTTTGGGTGCTCTGACTGTAGAAGTAACAAAGCTGCACTGATCAGTTATATGTCTGACTGACGTGTATGAGAAGCGCTATGTCCTTTATATAGGTCTGCTAATTGACTCAGGATATTTGCTCTACCTGTGATATCAGTAGTGCTTCCGAACATTGATCATCCACAAGGACGATTATGGTATATCGTCTCTTATAGCCCCTcccatatgtgtgtgtgtgtgtccagaCTAAATGATATTCAGTGCCTTCAAAGAAAACACCTAACGCAATACGATTAGATGACGACCATACTTAGAGTTAGTTACTAGGttctgttatgtttttttttatttgtacatgtacatgctcacATGATGCATTAACGTAGGTTTAATTATAACTACATGACTGCATATAATCATAAGGTTATTGCAAAGTCACGCTCAAATGTTTGGCATGACCAATGTAGATTATAGAAAGTATTTGCAAGCATGACTTTGCAACGAACCTTATTGCCAAGTCATTCTCGAATACCTTCTATAGGAACACTGCGCTCTAAGAAGAATAAAACGAATACCCATTCGCTTAGTTACTTTTCAAACGACGGAAATAGTAATATACACTGTAACTTAGCCTGTTCAGcttcaaattcaaaatttgtGATTTTTTACAATAATTTTTACAAGGTAAGTGTGCGGCTAAATCTACGACGACCTGTCATTTGTTGAACGAGCGAAAGTTGACCTTCCAtcacaacagaagaatataatTCTTGTATCCGTGATCCTGCTTTAGTGTTCTTGAAACTTGTGAAACCTTAACGCAAAAAGAAAGGTgctagtatgtatgtatgtatgtatatgtgtcttTTTATGTGTGATTGGGTACGTGTATGCGTGTGCGTATGTGCATTATTGTCAAGTTATATGGACGTTGACAATTTCTCGCCGATATTTGCAATCAATAGTTCACAGGTTTAACAGTTCAAACTGGTACCTGTCTGACTTCAGGCATCCTTAGACATTTTGTCCTGACATCCATTTGTAGAGCCCACCCCTAGTTATCAAAATAGTGTCTTAATCCATGTAGTTTAGAATTctagtaatttgacaatgtatctgctggtgtgttacgccaaagggcggttatatcggctatacaaatacagatctgTATACTatccttttgttgtgacctatacttaaatgtgtacaataaaggtcttcatttattctTATTCaccatcatcatatcttgtcgccCCAGTTCTGTATCCATTGCCGGGCTGTCTGGTTGGTTTCTCG
It contains:
- the LOC136424338 gene encoding beta-1,3-glucan-binding protein-like, encoding MIVLYVLVLISCACAQYTVRDPVFEMMSPQGLRISYTDTNGVVLVGLHFNIDTPLAGVAAGQYNIDIVDKSGGAFVYEDQGITVRPGQTIYYWILVIHSSGGYQKTEQSWTVPSPTTTTQATTTTQGATTAAQTTTTAAPSGGISGGISGGTSGGTTGGTTGGTTGGTTGGTTGGITGGITGGLTGGTVVGVAANCKDYPCDAACDMTIAPCNGLIFEENWDKLDFDRWQHELTMSGGGNWEFQMYVNNRSNSYVRDNTLFIKPTLTADKLGEAALSSELVDIWGMSPADQCTGNAFYGCSRQGTGTNYINPARSARLRTINSFAFKYGKIEVEAKLPTGDWLWPAIWMLPKHNFYGQWPASGEIDLMEARGNKNARNAQGVPIGVDSMGTTMHWGPYWPVNGYEKTHVIKTLSGETFGDRFHKWGLEWTENDLTFFLDDQEIMKVDPGPGGFWELGEFSQKQGADTHNPWQYSDSKLVPFDQEFYIILNLAVGGTNGFFSDQDTFSSGKPWNNESPTAFKDFWMAKNQWYPTWNADVNNGEDAALQVKTIRVWKY